In the genome of Fusarium fujikuroi IMI 58289 draft genome, chromosome FFUJ_chr02, one region contains:
- a CDS encoding related to major facilitator MirA has product MAAEKSEITPAGQGPLDQSNSNAAIDSESNQDAVSAPTEALRKLWTKFPLTLAFVGLFVMNFSMVFAASSAGVYDPYATSHFQGHSLIATANIVHGIVRIVTYPLVAKVADHIGRPQGFAGAAISMALANVLYAACRNVETYLAGGIFESFGDTWWTITEQIFIAEVTSLINRGFLFTLPESLAAIPTLYAGTYLGEHMLLKSSWRWGFGMWAAIMPFCAIPTIAVMVFMSLRARKRGIVSERTSLRAASEIPKGASWIVQARQVLYVQLDIVGAFLLLAGLAMTLLPLSITGRRNTEKWTEPSSIVLLVVGVLTFVAFLIWDGRYAKKPIVPFRMIKNRNVILACASVCLIAMSDSTYRTFASSFLQVAGGYSPGHAVRIDNSRRVALNLGGLVIGLAIRFVKHTKPFIIVGFLMVALANGLPIFFTNIDGVRVANEASLTTGQVLLGLGRGFAQVPLQVSLQAAVPDHEIGIATAMFLSSSGFGANVGNRQVPHRSLLPSLYADMLSSIGGALWNTLLPRRLSANLPEQVKANSTAIFRSIVVAQSYELGTETRDAINLSYRMTQQTLAIGSLSLSIPLLLMMFFFRNVKLAKEDDVRNEVAEQQLAAAGQKLESGQSQPGAKK; this is encoded by the exons ATGGCTGCAGAAAAGAGCGAGATCACGCCTGCTGGCCAGGGTCCTTTGGACCAAAGCAATAGCAATGCTGCAATCGATTCGGAGAGCAACCAAGATGCCGTCTCAGCTCCGACAGAAGCTCTGCGCAAGCTATGGACTAAATTTCCGCTTACCTTGGCGTTCGTCGG GCTTTTCGTCATGAACTTCAGCATGGTATTTGCCGCTTCTTCGGCTGGTGTTTATGATCCATACGCGACGAGCCATTTCCAAGGTCACTCGCTTATTGCTACGGCAAATATCGTTCATGGCATTGTTCGCATTGTCACTTATCCACTCGTCGCCAAGGTAGCGGAT CATATTGGACGACCGCAGGGATTTGCTGGGGCCGCGATAAGCATGGCTCTGGCCAATGTCCTTTATGCAGCGTGCCGCAATGTCGAGACATATCTT GCTGGTGGAATTTTTGAATCGTTTGGCGATACCTGGTGGACAATCACTGAGCAGATCTTCATTGCCGAGGTAACATCCCTGATCAACAGAGGCTTCCTCTTTACACTCCCGGAATCACTGGCTGCCATACCAACGTTGTACGCCGGCACATATCTTGGCGAGCATATGCTGCTCAAGTCCTCATGGCGCTGGGGCTTTGGCATGTGGGCTGCCATCATGCCATTCTGCGCGATACCAACTATCGCCGTTATGGTTTTTATGAGTCTGAGGGCACGAAAGAGGGGCATAGTCAGCGAACGAACTTCATTGAGAGCTGCCTCTGAGATACCGAAAGGTGCTTCTTGGATCGTCCAAGCTCGACAAGTCCTCTATGTCCAGTTGGATATTGTTGGAGCGTTCTTGTTACTTGCGGGCCTAGCCATGACGCTTCTTCCCCTTTCCATAACCGGAAGACGCAACACCGAGAAGTGGACCGAGCCATCGTCTATCgtcttgttggttgttggtgtcCTGACATTTGTTGCATTCTTGATCTGGGATGGCCGGTATGCTAAGAAGCCAATTGTGCCTTTCCGCATGATCAAGAACCGCAACGTCATACTTGCTTGCGCTTCGGTATGCTTGATTGCAATGTCGGATTCAACATACCGAACATTCGCGTCTAGCTTCTTGCAGGTTGCTGGTGGCTATTCCCCGGGCCATGCCGTTCGTATTGA CAATTCCCGACGTGTCGCGTTGAACCTTGGTGGTCTTGTCATTGGCTTGGCTATTCGATTTGTCAAGCACACTAAAccgttcatcatcgtcggatTCCTGATGGTAGCTCTAGCGAACGGACTTCCGATCTTTTTTACAAATATCGACGGAGTTCGAGTCGCAAACGAAGCGTCATTGACCACGGGACAGGTcctgcttggccttggccgtGGTTTCGCACAGGTTCCACTCCAGGTCTCGTTGCAGGCCGCTGTTCCAGACCATGAGATTGGTATTGCAACTGCCATGTTCCTTTCGTCGTCTGGCTTCGGTGCCAATGTTGGTAACAGGCAAGTCCCACACAGATCCCTTCTTCCCAGTCTATATGCTGACATGCTCTCTAGTATCGGGGGAGCCTTATGGAATACTTTGCTTCCCCGCCGCCTCTCGGCAAATCTACCTGAACAAGTCAAGGCCAACAGCACTGCAATCTTTCGCTCCATCGTCGTTGCACAGAGCTATGAGTTGGGCACTGAGACTCGTGATGCGATTAATCTGAGTTATCGCATGACACAACAGACCCTCGCTATTGGATCTCTATCCCTGTCTATTCCGCTGCTtttgatgatgttcttcttccgAAATGTCAagttggccaaggaggatgatgtAAGGAACGAGGTTGCCGAACAACAACTTGCTGCTGCAGGGCAGAAACTTGAGAGTGGGCAGAGTCAGCCAGGAGCAAAGAAGTAA
- a CDS encoding related to HNM1-Choline permease codes for MDKKSSEDLDRVAPLDRTPSVSKGSIIDADDRRLRAQGHKAELERSFSWLGALSLAYSISNSWLTYASSFGLVLIYGGDVTTLFALLIAAAAQWIVFLGLAELCSAFPSSGGQYHFTYIIASPKTRNFGAYVTGSINILAWWITTCSGLIYTAISAFGCAAAWFPDFAQQRYQVYLCYLGVTVLSLIPIYTIKQRYLDFMTESTTGFSLIGMVLTIAVCLGMADGDYAPGTILLENRGISGWNTGTGWLLSIAAALYCFAANGAVTHIAEELPNPGRKLPQVLNMSMVMGIVIVIPWTVAMLFSIKDMSAVQSSFLPSFEVFYQATGSKAAATGLQAYLTFLYYTCIPSQWVTCSRITWAFARDQGLPFAEYWQHIDPKRGIPWRTTLLSAAFCALYGLIYVASTTAFNSIINATCLMLNLSYVIPQGVLLTQGRDKLQKRAFSLGKFGYVVNLYSVVFMIVIGVVFCLPQTNPTTAGSMNYNAPVVVGLFTIVCLLWIERRSKFNGPHIDWDLLNEAHEEE; via the exons ATGGATAAAAAGTCCTCCGAAGATCTTGATCGGGTCGCGCCCCTTGACCGTACCCCCTCAGTTAGCAAGGGGTCCATCATCGACGCGGACGACAGGCGTCTTCGCGCTCAGGGACACAAAGCCGAACTCGAGAGATCTTTCTCCTGGTTGGGTGCACTTTCTCTGGCTTACAG TATCTCGAACTCGTGGCTCACATACGCTTCGTCCTTTGGCCTCGTGCTCATCTACGGAGGCGACGTCACTACTTTGTTTGCCCTCCTTATCGCCGCTGCCGCTCAGTGGatcgtcttcctcggctTGGCTGAACTATGCTCCGCGTTTCCGTCTTCTGGTGGCCAATACCACTTTACGTATATCATCGCGTCGCCTAAAACGCGTAACTTTGGCGCCTATGTCACAGGGTCGATCAATATCCTTGCGTGGTGGATCACCACATGCTCGGGTCTGATCTATACAGCCATTTCTGCCTTTGGGTGCGCTGCGGCATGGTTTCCTGATTTCGCACAACAGAGATATCAAGTCTATCTCTGTTACCTGGGTGTGACTGTGCTATCGC TGATCCCGATTTATACGATCAAGCAGCGATATCTCGACTTCATGACCGAATCGACTACGGGCTTCTCCCTCATTGGAATGGTACTCACCATTGCAGTATGCTTAGGCATGGCTGATGGAGATTACGCCCCGGGTACAATTTTACTCGAGAACCGTGGCATCAGCGGCTGGAATACTGGTACAGGCTGGCTCCTCTCCATTGCTGCTGCCCTATACTGCTTCGCTGCAAATGGTGCTGTTACACATATCGCCGAGGAGTTGCCTAACCCAGGCCGCAAGCTTCCTCAGGTCCT GAATATGAGTATGGTCATGGGTATTGTCATTGTTATCCCGTGGACCGTTGCCATGCTCTTTTCCATCAAGGACATGTCCGCCGTCCAGAGCTCCTTTCTCCCAAGCTTTGAAGTCTTTTACCAAGCCACTGGGAGCAAGGCTGCTGCCACTGGTCTGCAAGCTTACCTAACGTTCCTTTACTATA CGTGCATCCCAAGCCAGTGGGTGACCTGCAGCCGCATCACCTGGGCATTTGCTCGCGAC CAAGGACTTCCTTTCGCTGAATACTGGCAGCATATTGATCCTAAGCGAGGTATTCCCTGGAGAACGACTCTTCTTTCAGCTGCATTCTGTGCTCTCTACGGCTTGATCTACGTCGCCAGCACAACAGCGTTCAACTCAATCATCAACGCAACCTGCCTGATGCTGAATCTCTCATACGTTATCCCCCAGGGAGTCTTGCTTACACAAGGCCGCGATAAGCTGCAAAAGCGTGCTTTCAGTCTTGGTAAGTTTGGTTATGTAGTAAATCTGTACTCGGTCGTGTTTATGATTGTCATTGGTGTTGTGTTCTGCCTTCCGCAGACCAACCCAACAACTGCGGGCTCCATGAACTA CAATGCACCCGTCGTTGTTGGTCTCTTCACGATCGTTTGCCTTCTGTGGATTGAGCGACGATCTAAGTTCAATGGCCCTCACATCGATTGGGACTTACTCAACGAAGCTCACGAAGAGGAATGA
- a CDS encoding related to HOL1 protein (member of major facilitator superfamily), with protein MAGKNEYAEHTEEPDKSPNASSGHVEGNALLVDAHGNVRRLPVPSNNPNDPLNWKTWKKWGVIVTCCWFSIMGLALIGGLGPILGIFFQLYGPQGYGPSEIAFLLTLPSLCVGLGNFIILPVALAYGRRPVFLISTVVLLAATIGSAAQNSYNGHLASRVMQGLATGASESLLPLMLTEVTFLHERGRVFGLYWTVQNVLSSTMGLTSSYEAAALGWRWYYWVFAILVGAGLVLACLFGFETRFQRPVVSLDGRAVLTDDFGVTHVVPDSEAQEYLERHGIEDQQGDEADVPLKSYAQMLKPWGSSHKTPGQIMLLSLLRMAQSMTSPAILFTVLASSITLACVVDVSLTYDAVLQQYGWNPKDIGLINLGGIIGGLLGAAYCTLLGEPFVIWMAKRNHGIHKPEHRLIVLMPVAILGFAMLLLYGFMATAAFEGGGSYWGILVSWTLFQVTFTSVLIVTTTFAAEASPKHPGPALVMVIGTKNIVSFGVAYGLTDMVEHGGYTWTFGVLAGIFGAIFVLGIPIYMLNPKWREYVTRAEEKKGITTTD; from the exons ATGGCTGGTAAAAACGAATACGCGGAGCACACCGAGGAACCAGATAAAAGTCCAAATGCATCGTCAGGACACGTAGAAGGGAATGCCCTTCTCGTAGATGCCCATGGGAATGTTAGGCGGCTTCCGGTTCCTTCCAACAACCCCAATGACCCGCTCAACTGGAAGACCTGGAAGAAATGGGGTGTTATTGTGACCTGTTGCTGGTTCT CTATCATGGGACTGGCATTGATTGGTGGCCTGGGACCAATCCTGGGAATCTTCTTCCAACTCTACGGTCCACAGGGATATGGACCATCTGAAATTGCATTTCTCCTTACTCTGCCGTCCCTTTGTGTTGGCCTCG GCAATTTTATCATCCTCCCGGTAGCACTAGCGTATGGCCGACGTccagtcttcttgatctcgacTGTTGTCCTTCTCGCCGCGACGATAGGCTCAGCGGCCCAAAACAGCTATAATGGTCATCTAGCAAGCCGTGTTATGCAAGGCCTCGCAACCGGCGCTTCCGAATCTCTGCTGCCGCTGATGCTTACTGAAGTTACCTTCCTCCATGAGCGCGGGCGTGTCTTTGGCTTATACTGGACCGTCCAGAATGTCCTCAGCAGCACGATGGGCTTGACCAGCAGTTATGAAGCTGCAGCTCTTGGCTGGAGATGGTACTACTGGGTGTTCGCTATACTTGTAGGCGCCGGACTGGTTCTAGCCTGTCTCTTCGGCTTTGAAACTCGATTCCAGAGACCAGTTGTCAGTCTGGATGGAAGAGCTGTGTTGACAGACGACTTTGGCGTCACGCATGTCGTCCCTGACAGCGAGGCTCAGGAGTATCTCGAGCGCCATGGCATCGAGGACCAGCAGGGAGACGAGGCTGACGTGCCTTTGAAGAGTTATGCTCAGATGCTTAAGCCGTGGGGCAGTTCCCATAAGACACCGGGACAGATCATGTTGCTGTCGTTGCTCCGCATGGCGCAGAGCATGACTTCTCCCGCTATTCTCTTCACTGTACTTGCCAGCTCAATCACTCTCGCCTGCGTGGTAGATGTCTCACTCACATACGACGCCGTTCTTCAGCAATATGGCTGGAATCCAAAAGACATTGGGCTCATCAATCTGGGCGGCATTATCGGCGGTTTACTCGGCGCTGCATATTGTACCTTGCTGGGCGAGCCCTTCGTTATATGGATGGCCAAAAGGAATCACGGTATCCACAAGCCTGAGCACCGACTAATCGTCTTGATGCCTGTGGCTATCCTCGGATTCGCAATGCTCCTACTTTATGGTTTCATGGCAACCGCGGCATTCGAAGGCGGTGGCTCGTACTGGGGGATCCTGGTTAGCTGGACGCTCTTCCAGGTAACTTTTACCAGTGTCCTCATTGTAACAACCACTTTCGCGGCTGAGGCTAGTCCCAAACACCCAGGACCAGCTCTTGTTATGGTCATTGGAACTAAGAACATTGTTTCGTTTGGTGTTGCATACGGACTAACGGATATGGTCGAACACGGCGGTTACACATGGACCTTTGGGGTACTGGCTGGCATCTTTGGGGCTATTTTCGTCCTTGGAATTCCTATCTACATGCTTAACCCGAAATGGAGGGAGTATGTTACAagggctgaggagaagaagggtaTTACTACTACAGACTAG